One segment of Solanum lycopersicum chromosome 1, SLM_r2.1 DNA contains the following:
- the LOC101257316 gene encoding pentatricopeptide repeat-containing protein At2g03880, mitochondrial, which produces MSVQLHRTIQTFASSIIRKPKCSLIDKNKKLNELSKLGQTDEARKLFDKMPERDEFTWTTMVAAYANGGRLVEARQVFQEVPTKSSITWSSLICGYCKHGFEIEGFELFWQMQSEGHMPSQFTLGSILRMCAIKGLLSRGEQIHGYAIKTCFDINVFVMTGLIDMYAKSKRVLEAECIFQIMSHGKNHVTWTAMINGYSLNGDALRAIQCFSNMRAEGIEANQYTFPGVLSSCAALSDIRFGVQVHGCIVNGGFEANVFVQSSLIDMYCKCEDLHSAKKALKQMEVNHAVSWNSMILGYVRNGLPEEALSLFEKMYASDMEVDEFTYPSVLNSLACMQDTKNGICLHCLVVKTGYESYKLVSNALIDMYAKQEDLTCAINVFNSMVEKDVISWTSLVTGCAHNGFYEEALKLFYEMRMAETKPDQIIIASVLSSCSELALLELGQQVHGDFIKSGLEASLSVDNSLMTMYANCGCLEDAKKVFNSMQMHNVISWTALIVAYAQNGKGKESLRFYEEMIASGIEPDFITFIGLLFACSHTGLVDDGKKYFASMKKDYGIRPSPDHYACMIDLLGRAGKIQEAEKLVNEMDIEPDATVWKALLAACRVHGNTDLAEKASMALFQLEPQDAVPYVMLSNIYSAAGKWENAAKLRRKMNLKGLNKEPGYSWIEMNGVVHTFISEERSHTKSDEIYSKLEDVIALIKEAGYVADTNFSLHDINEEGRERSLSYHSEKLAISFGLLYVPKGVPIRIYKNLRVCGDCHNAMKFVSRVFDRHIILRDSNCFHHFKEEICSCGDYW; this is translated from the coding sequence ATGTCTGTGCAACTTCATCGCACGATTCAAACTTTTGCAAGTTCTATCATACGAAAACCAAAATGTTCTTtaattgacaaaaataaaaaactgaaTGAGTTGTCAAAACTGGGTCAAACAGATGAAGCACGAAAGTTGTTTGATAAAATGCCTGAGAGAGACGAATTTACATGGACTACAATGGTTGCGGCATATGCAAATGGAGGGAGGCTTGTTGAAGCAAGGCAAGTGTTCCAGGAGGTCCCAACTAAGAGTTCAATTACTTGGTCTTCTCTTATTTGTGGATACTGTAAGCATGGTTTTGAAATTGAAGGATTTGAATTGTTTTGGCAAATGCAAAGTGAGGGACATATGCCTAGTCAGTTTACATTGGGAAGTATTTTGAGAATGTGTGCGATAAAGGGTTTGCTTTCGAGAGGTGAACAGATACATGGATATGCTATTAAGACTTGTTTTGATATAAATGTTTTTGTAATGACTGGACTTATTGATATGTATGCGAAGTCTAAGCGTGTCTTGGAGGCTGAGTGTATTTTCCAAATAATGTCTCATGGGAAAAATCATGTTACTTGGACTGCTATGATTAATGGTTATTCTTTAAATGGTGATGCATTAAGAGCAATTCAGTGTTTTAGCAACATGCGTGCAGAAGGGATTGAGGCAAATCAGTACACATTTCCAGGTGTTTTGAGTTCATGTGCTGCACTCTCTGATATTAGATTTGGGGTGCAGGTACATGGTTGTATTGTTAACGGTGGTTTTGAGGCCAACGTGTTTGTTCAAAGCTCGTTAATCGACATGTATTGTAAATGTGAGGATTTGCACAGTGCTAAGAAAGCATTGAAACAGATGGAGGTAAATCATGCAGTTTCTTGGAATTCCATGATACTTGGGTACGTGAGGAATGGATTACCAGAGGAGGCACTGTCTCTGTTCGAAAAGATGTATGCTAGTGATATGGAAGTGGATGAGTTTACTTACCCTTCGGTTCTGAATTCCCTTGCTTGTATGCAGGATACCAAAAATGGGATATGTCTTCACTGCTTGGTTGTTAAAACTGGATATGAGAGCTACAAGCTTGTAAGCAATGCACTTATTGATATGTATGCCAAACAGGAAGACCTAACTTGTGCGATTAATGTTTTCAACAGCATGGTTGAGAAGGATGTAATCTCATGGACATCACTTGTCACTGGTTGTGCTCACAATGGCTTTTATGAAGAAGCTCTGAAATTATTCTATGAGATGAGAATGGCTGAAACTAAACCAGACCAAATTATCATTGCTAGTGTTCTAAGTTCTTGCTCAGAGTTGGCACTACTTGAACTTGGGCAGCAAGTTCATGGGGATTTTATTAAATCTGGCCTTGAGGCATCATTATCAGTTGATAATTCTCTTATGACAATGTATGCCAATTGTGGGTGCCTTGAAGATGCCAAAAAAGTATTTAACTCAATGCAAATGCATAATGTGATCAGTTGGACTGCTCTCATAGTAGCTTATGCCCAGAATGGCAAAGGAAAGGAGTCCCTGAGATTTTATGAGGAGATGATTGCAAGTGGAATAGAACCTGACTTTATTACATTTATAGGACTATTATTTGCCTGCAGCCATACAGGTCTCGTTGACGATGGAAAGAAGTACTTCGCTTCAATGAAGAAAGATTATGGCATAAGACCAAGCCCTGATCACTATGCATGCATGATTGATCTTTTGGGTCGTGCGGGGAAAATACAGGAGGCTGAGAAGTTAGTTAATGAAATGGATATTGAACCTGATGCTACTGTGTGGAAAGCGTTGCTTGCTGCATGTAGAGTACATGGGAACACAGATCTAGCAGAGAAAGCTTCAATGGCCCTCTTTCAGCTGGAACCACAAGATGCTGTTCCGTATGTTATGTTGTCAAATATCTATTCTGCTGCTGGAAAATGGGAAAATGCAGCAAAACTtagaagaaaaatgaatttgaagGGTTTAAACAAAGAGCCTGGTTATAGTTGGATTGAGATGAATGGAGTGGTGCACACATTTATATCTGAGGAAAGAAGTCATACAAAGAGTGATGAAATTTACTCAAAACTTGAGGATGTTATTGCATTGATAAAGGAAGCTGGATATGTGGCAGACACAAATTTTTCTCTCCATGATATCAATGAAGAAGGAAGGGAACGAAGTCTTTCTTATCACAGTGAGAAGTTGGCTATTTCATTTGGGCTTCTTTATGTGCCAAAAGGAGTACCAATTCGGATTTACAAGAACCTTCGTGTATGTGGCGACTGCCACAATGCAATGAAATTTGTGTCAAGAGTTTTTGATCGACATATTATTTTGCGAGATTCAAattgttttcatcattttaaGGAAGAGATATGTTCTTGTGGGGATTATTGGTAG